The proteins below are encoded in one region of Pacificitalea manganoxidans:
- a CDS encoding tripartite tricarboxylate transporter substrate binding protein: MNKYLAATAVVLASALPALAEYPERPINMIVAYSAGGGTDIAARTLAPFVEKYLGEDASIVVLNRAGAGGEIGFTELAQAEPDGYTIGFVNTPNLLTIPIQRDARYSLESFRPIANVVEDPGAFSFLPDSGIETFDDMIAYAKENPGKLTYGTTGLGSDDHLSALQFERLTGVELKHVPFPGNADVRTAVLGGHVMMASMNISETIADVHEGKLHALGQMAEERWDGAPDVATFGEQGYDVIMGSQRGLAAPAGVDDEIIAKLEAAVKSAIDDPEFQEKAKQQHLPLAFMSSDAFLTNLQAQTETYKALWEKTPWVQE, encoded by the coding sequence ATGAACAAGTATCTTGCCGCCACCGCGGTGGTTCTGGCGTCGGCATTGCCCGCGCTGGCCGAATATCCCGAGCGCCCGATCAATATGATCGTGGCCTATAGCGCCGGGGGCGGCACCGATATCGCGGCCCGCACGCTGGCTCCGTTCGTCGAGAAATATCTGGGCGAGGATGCCTCGATCGTCGTGCTGAACCGCGCCGGAGCCGGAGGGGAGATCGGCTTTACCGAACTCGCGCAGGCGGAGCCCGACGGCTACACCATCGGCTTCGTCAACACGCCAAACCTGCTGACCATCCCGATCCAGCGCGACGCGCGCTATTCGCTGGAAAGCTTCCGCCCCATCGCCAATGTGGTCGAAGATCCCGGTGCGTTCAGCTTCCTGCCCGATAGCGGCATCGAAACCTTCGATGACATGATCGCCTACGCCAAGGAAAACCCCGGCAAGCTGACCTACGGCACCACCGGGCTTGGCTCGGACGACCATCTCAGCGCGCTGCAGTTCGAGCGTCTGACGGGGGTGGAGCTGAAACATGTGCCGTTCCCCGGCAATGCCGATGTGCGCACCGCCGTTCTGGGCGGGCATGTGATGATGGCCAGCATGAACATTTCCGAGACGATCGCGGATGTGCATGAAGGCAAGCTGCACGCGCTGGGCCAGATGGCCGAAGAGCGGTGGGACGGCGCGCCCGATGTCGCGACCTTCGGCGAGCAGGGCTATGACGTCATCATGGGGTCGCAGCGCGGTCTGGCTGCGCCTGCCGGTGTCGATGACGAAATCATCGCCAAGCTTGAGGCCGCGGTGAAATCCGCCATCGACGATCCCGAGTTTCAGGAAAAAGCCAAGCAGCAGCACCTGCCGCTGGCGTTCATGAGCTCGGACGCGTTCCTCACCAACCTGCAGGCGCAGACCGAAACCTACAAAGCGCTGTGGGAAAAGACCCCTTGGGTGCAGGAATAA
- a CDS encoding tripartite tricarboxylate transporter TctB family protein: MKKAAIECGVAVGLVVLSGAGLIEAWGYRGGSGLMPRAVMAGTMGLAAVWALQSVRVLRSSRVLAPGDDTLSAPQVAGSASDLAAELAAEPARNPAAEPVHIPPEQRRAGLIVAAGGLFLLIGMSVLGFFTTAAIAVPAMAWGLGYRRPLGLLLGTACFIVLLLLVFRALLALPLPPEAIFTLFGG, from the coding sequence ATGAAAAAGGCTGCAATCGAGTGCGGCGTGGCGGTCGGCCTTGTTGTGCTGAGCGGCGCCGGGCTGATCGAGGCCTGGGGCTATCGCGGCGGCAGCGGACTGATGCCGCGCGCCGTGATGGCAGGGACAATGGGATTGGCGGCGGTCTGGGCGCTGCAATCGGTGCGGGTGCTCAGGTCGTCGCGGGTGCTGGCGCCGGGCGATGACACGCTGTCGGCGCCGCAGGTTGCCGGATCGGCCAGCGACCTTGCCGCCGAACTGGCCGCCGAACCGGCGCGCAACCCGGCGGCCGAGCCTGTTCATATCCCGCCCGAACAGCGCCGCGCGGGCCTGATCGTGGCGGCGGGCGGGCTATTTTTGCTCATTGGCATGTCGGTTCTCGGCTTCTTCACCACTGCGGCGATTGCCGTGCCCGCGATGGCATGGGGGCTGGGCTACCGCCGCCCGCTGGGCCTGCTGCTGGGCACCGCGTGTTTCATCGTTCTACTGCTTCTCGTGTTTCGGGCATTGCTGGCCTTGCCGCTGCCGCCCGAGGCCATATTCACCCTGTTCGGAGGCTGA